Proteins found in one Lysinibacillus fusiformis genomic segment:
- a CDS encoding MalY/PatB family protein, with amino-acid sequence MSIFDQTIKRRCTNSVKWDAMEKVYGLNDAADILPMWVADMDFAAPTAVSKALQQHAEQTIFGYSFMSEEAIQSIVDWQSTRHDWHIEKEAILFCNGVVAALANSIVALTNPGDKVLISPPVYPPFFNIPKSNGREVVSCPLVEEDGMFVYDFEAFEQALAQDVKAYIFCNPHNPGGYVWDEATLKEIVRLCAKYDVIIISDEIHADLMINGDKHIPLAKVAGDEINRIVTCMAPTKTFNLAGIQVSYMIVTDKKKRLQLEAINMASGQGSLNTFASVALHAAYTEGAPWLDELLPYISANMDYVKAELEQIPGIRVTIPQSTYLIWIDYRELALEEKDIMNRLLEIGKLALEPGTKYGEEGRGFLRMNLACSFDTVKDGVERFKKVFAE; translated from the coding sequence TTGTCTATTTTTGATCAAACTATCAAACGTCGATGTACAAACTCTGTAAAATGGGACGCAATGGAAAAGGTTTATGGCCTAAACGATGCGGCAGATATCTTGCCAATGTGGGTAGCTGATATGGATTTTGCTGCACCTACAGCTGTTTCAAAGGCTTTACAACAACATGCTGAACAAACTATTTTTGGCTATAGTTTTATGAGCGAAGAAGCGATCCAGTCCATTGTAGACTGGCAAAGTACTCGCCATGACTGGCACATTGAGAAAGAAGCCATCCTATTCTGTAATGGCGTGGTCGCTGCATTAGCTAACAGCATTGTAGCACTAACTAACCCTGGTGACAAAGTACTCATTTCACCACCAGTTTATCCGCCATTCTTTAACATACCAAAAAGTAATGGTCGTGAAGTTGTAAGCTGCCCATTAGTTGAAGAAGATGGAATGTTTGTCTATGATTTTGAAGCCTTCGAGCAGGCTTTAGCACAAGATGTGAAAGCCTACATATTCTGTAACCCTCATAATCCAGGAGGCTATGTATGGGATGAAGCTACTTTAAAGGAAATTGTACGACTTTGTGCTAAATACGATGTCATCATTATTTCTGATGAAATCCATGCTGATTTAATGATCAATGGGGATAAGCATATACCTTTAGCTAAAGTTGCAGGGGATGAAATCAATCGCATTGTTACGTGTATGGCTCCTACTAAAACATTTAACTTAGCAGGCATTCAAGTATCATATATGATTGTAACAGATAAGAAAAAACGCCTGCAGCTAGAGGCCATCAATATGGCGAGTGGACAAGGCTCATTAAATACATTTGCTTCTGTTGCCCTTCATGCTGCTTATACAGAAGGAGCTCCTTGGTTAGATGAATTACTTCCTTATATTTCTGCTAACATGGATTATGTGAAAGCTGAATTAGAGCAGATTCCAGGCATTCGTGTTACGATTCCTCAATCCACTTATTTAATCTGGATTGATTACCGAGAGCTAGCGCTTGAAGAGAAGGATATCATGAATCGCTTACTAGAAATCGGCAAGCTGGCACTAGAACCAGGGACAAAATACGGAGAAGAAGGTCGTGGCTTCCTACGAATGAATTTGGCTTGTTCATTTGATACTGTGAAAGATGGAGTCGAGCGTTTTAAAAAGGTCTTTGCAGAATAA
- a CDS encoding peptidylprolyl isomerase: protein MFPQLTTDVQAGEVLVEMNTTLGAVKIKLFPEHAPKTVENFLGHAKSGYYNGIVFHRVIQDFMIQGGDPTGTGMGGESIWGNSFEDEFSDQLFNLRGALSMANAGPNTNGSQFFIVQMKHLPSDMLRQLQGAGFPEEIIEAYAQNGGTPWLDHKHTVFGHVVEGMDIVDKIADVEKDFRDKPLEDVKIESITVFE from the coding sequence ATGTTTCCACAATTAACAACAGACGTACAAGCAGGCGAAGTGCTTGTAGAAATGAACACAACATTAGGTGCTGTCAAAATTAAATTATTCCCTGAGCACGCACCAAAAACGGTTGAGAACTTTTTAGGGCATGCTAAATCAGGCTACTATAACGGCATTGTTTTCCACCGTGTTATTCAAGACTTCATGATTCAGGGTGGCGACCCAACTGGTACTGGTATGGGCGGAGAATCAATTTGGGGTAATTCCTTTGAAGATGAGTTCTCAGATCAATTATTTAACCTACGTGGAGCGCTTTCAATGGCAAATGCAGGTCCAAATACAAATGGTTCTCAATTCTTTATTGTACAAATGAAGCACCTTCCAAGTGATATGCTTCGTCAATTACAAGGGGCAGGCTTCCCAGAAGAGATCATCGAAGCTTATGCTCAAAATGGTGGTACACCTTGGTTAGACCATAAACACACAGTATTCGGTCATGTTGTAGAAGGTATGGACATTGTGGATAAAATTGCGGATGTGGAAAAAGATTTCCGTGACAAACCATTAGAAGATGTGAAAATTGAGTCAATTACAGTCTTTGAATAA
- a CDS encoding Na(+)/H(+) antiporter subunit B, producing the protein MKTNDVVIQFTAKIVFFIIFFFSIHIFLAGHYTPGGGFVGGLLTSSALVLLVLAYDINTVRHILPINYTYLTAIGLLLALATAAYPMFVGKPFFTHFFDYFDLPLLGKQSLHTAMLFDSGVYLVVVGVTMTIIQTIGEDE; encoded by the coding sequence ATGAAAACAAATGATGTGGTCATACAATTTACAGCTAAAATTGTATTTTTCATTATTTTCTTCTTCTCCATTCATATTTTTTTAGCTGGTCACTATACGCCTGGTGGAGGCTTTGTTGGGGGTCTGTTAACATCAAGTGCACTTGTTCTTTTAGTGTTAGCCTATGATATCAATACAGTCCGTCATATTCTACCTATTAATTACACGTATTTAACAGCCATTGGCTTACTATTAGCCCTTGCTACTGCGGCATACCCAATGTTTGTGGGCAAACCGTTTTTCACACATTTCTTTGATTATTTCGATTTACCGCTTCTAGGCAAACAGTCATTACACACGGCTATGCTTTTTGATAGCGGTGTCTATTTGGTTGTTGTCGGTGTTACGATGACCATTATTCAAACGATTGGGGAGGATGAATAA
- a CDS encoding Na(+)/H(+) antiporter subunit C, translated as MEIIMAFVIGFLFMAAVYLILSKSLLRIIIGTGLLSHGAHLLILTMGGLGGEAPPVLNEGAKTFADPLPQALILTAIVISFGVTAFFLVLAYRSYQELNTDDISLMRGSDEDE; from the coding sequence ATGGAAATAATTATGGCCTTTGTGATCGGCTTTCTCTTTATGGCAGCGGTCTATTTAATCTTATCGAAAAGTTTATTGCGCATTATTATTGGAACAGGTCTGTTAAGTCATGGTGCTCATCTACTGATCTTAACGATGGGTGGTCTTGGTGGCGAAGCTCCACCTGTCTTAAACGAAGGAGCCAAAACGTTTGCTGATCCCTTACCCCAAGCACTTATTTTAACTGCGATTGTTATAAGCTTTGGGGTAACAGCATTCTTCCTTGTACTTGCCTATCGTTCCTATCAGGAGCTTAACACGGATGATATTAGCTTAATGAGAGGAAGTGATGAGGATGAATAA
- a CDS encoding Na+/H+ antiporter subunit D → MNNFLLLPIIIPFFFGMILMFGQKNLTYQRSFSLLGIGLGLFSALSLLLKVKHDGIQKVTFGNWPVPYGITMVSDMVSALLVTTTLLIALFVVWYGFGSITKERERFFYYPGIMFILTGVNGAFTTGDIFNLFVFFEVLLMASYLLIVLGGEKGQLKGSIKYILINVISSALFVITVAYLYSVVGTLNMADIAVKIAEINQPGIITVIAVLFLMVFGLKAAIFPLYFWLPTSYAAAPIPVLALFGALLTKVGVYAITRTYTLFFVHDLFYTHNLLMALAIATIVAGCIGALAYFDVKLIIIYNIVIAVGVILFGVSQMNETSLKGAMFYLIHDMLIKAALFMLIGIVIYITGTSDLRKMGGLMKKYPALGWCYLIAAFGLAGIPPLSGFVGKLLIVQGGFEAGSMWSSIFILASSLLVLLSVIRIFLYAFWGEEKETQGTVDKSIYKMLFMPTALLVLITVAYGVGSEWITPFMDDAAKLLNDPSIYIDAVMKED, encoded by the coding sequence ATGAATAACTTCCTACTACTACCGATTATCATTCCATTTTTCTTCGGTATGATTTTAATGTTTGGACAAAAAAATCTAACCTATCAACGATCATTTTCATTACTTGGAATTGGACTAGGCCTCTTTTCTGCCCTTTCACTTCTTTTAAAAGTGAAACATGATGGTATTCAAAAGGTCACATTTGGAAACTGGCCCGTTCCTTACGGTATTACAATGGTATCTGATATGGTATCTGCATTGCTCGTTACAACAACATTGCTGATTGCGCTATTTGTTGTTTGGTATGGCTTTGGTTCCATTACGAAGGAGCGTGAACGCTTCTTTTATTACCCTGGTATTATGTTTATTTTAACTGGGGTCAATGGAGCCTTTACAACAGGCGATATTTTTAACTTATTTGTTTTCTTCGAAGTATTGTTAATGGCTTCCTATCTACTTATCGTTTTAGGTGGTGAGAAGGGGCAACTGAAAGGGTCTATTAAATATATTTTAATTAATGTTATTTCTTCGGCCTTATTTGTTATTACCGTTGCCTATTTATATTCTGTTGTAGGGACATTAAACATGGCCGATATTGCGGTGAAAATTGCTGAGATTAATCAACCAGGAATTATTACTGTTATTGCCGTACTATTTTTAATGGTATTTGGACTAAAAGCGGCCATTTTCCCATTATATTTTTGGCTTCCTACTTCGTACGCGGCAGCGCCTATTCCTGTCTTAGCATTATTTGGCGCTCTGCTCACAAAGGTTGGGGTATATGCCATTACACGTACCTATACACTATTTTTTGTACATGATTTATTCTATACGCATAACTTACTAATGGCATTAGCTATTGCAACAATTGTAGCTGGATGCATTGGAGCACTCGCTTATTTTGATGTAAAACTCATTATTATCTATAACATTGTCATTGCGGTTGGTGTCATTTTATTTGGTGTCTCTCAAATGAATGAGACTTCATTAAAAGGTGCTATGTTTTATTTAATTCACGATATGCTGATAAAGGCCGCGCTCTTTATGCTAATCGGCATTGTCATCTATATTACGGGTACATCGGATTTGCGTAAGATGGGTGGACTCATGAAAAAATACCCTGCACTTGGTTGGTGTTATTTAATAGCAGCTTTTGGCTTAGCTGGAATTCCACCACTTAGCGGATTTGTTGGAAAGCTGTTAATTGTACAGGGGGGCTTTGAGGCTGGAAGTATGTGGAGTAGTATTTTCATTTTAGCATCTTCACTGCTTGTCCTATTGTCCGTGATCCGTATTTTCCTCTATGCCTTTTGGGGTGAGGAAAAAGAAACACAAGGTACAGTCGACAAATCTATCTATAAGATGCTGTTTATGCCGACTGCCTTGTTAGTACTTATTACTGTAGCCTATGGTGTGGGTTCCGAATGGATTACGCCATTTATGGATGATGCAGCAAAACTATTAAATGATCCATCTATCTATATAGATGCTGTAATGAAGGAGGATTAG
- a CDS encoding DUF5366 family protein, whose amino-acid sequence MRNPYIYGYLPLITILLFSLTFGMYAVGKSLQIFQAIGVYSGMREFLSDFELRVFLLIVFAIVFFMLFSALKLVGETIHEVGMLFFSKDNEGATVSQARGGYIILFVGAMCSAFAIQFIYVLIGIFVITIFAYFIYLIYKMSHFISMGGTIGLLIFELFMWMILLTLVIYVVLKLYNGILASLPFAN is encoded by the coding sequence ATGAGGAACCCATATATCTATGGTTATCTACCATTAATTACAATTTTATTGTTTAGTTTGACATTTGGTATGTATGCTGTTGGTAAATCATTACAGATTTTTCAAGCCATCGGTGTGTATTCAGGTATGCGAGAGTTTTTATCTGATTTTGAATTACGTGTATTTTTACTCATTGTTTTTGCCATTGTTTTTTTTATGTTATTTTCGGCTCTTAAACTTGTAGGGGAAACCATTCATGAAGTAGGAATGCTGTTTTTTTCAAAGGATAACGAAGGAGCCACTGTAAGTCAGGCTCGTGGCGGCTATATAATCTTATTTGTAGGTGCCATGTGTTCCGCATTTGCCATCCAATTTATTTATGTTTTAATTGGTATCTTTGTGATAACGATATTTGCCTACTTTATTTATCTGATTTATAAAATGAGTCATTTTATATCAATGGGCGGCACAATTGGTCTATTAATCTTTGAGCTATTTATGTGGATGATTCTTTTAACGCTTGTTATTTATGTTGTGTTGAAACTATACAATGGTATTTTGGCAAGTTTGCCATTTGCAAATTAA
- a CDS encoding Na+/H+ antiporter subunit E, with translation MAFQMILNFVLAFVWMFLSSNYTATGFIIGFIMGIFLLILMRRFFKSRLYVYRLWALLKLTLLFFKELILANVQVLKVVLKPKLDMQPAFFAYPTVLTQDWEITLLSSLITLTPGTVVVHVSDDAKTLYVHAIDISDVDEAIASIRDSFEKAILEVSKS, from the coding sequence ATGGCATTTCAAATGATTTTAAATTTTGTACTTGCCTTCGTCTGGATGTTCCTTTCCTCTAATTACACAGCAACTGGTTTTATCATTGGATTCATTATGGGAATATTTTTACTTATTCTCATGCGGAGGTTTTTCAAGTCTCGTCTTTATGTCTATCGATTATGGGCCCTTCTAAAATTAACGTTGTTGTTCTTTAAAGAGTTAATTTTAGCAAATGTTCAAGTGTTAAAAGTAGTGTTAAAGCCTAAGCTGGACATGCAACCTGCCTTTTTTGCTTATCCAACTGTTTTAACGCAAGACTGGGAAATCACGTTATTATCGAGTCTAATTACGTTAACACCAGGAACAGTCGTAGTGCATGTATCGGATGATGCGAAAACACTATATGTACATGCAATTGATATTAGCGATGTGGATGAAGCCATTGCTTCCATTCGAGATTCATTTGAAAAAGCAATTTTGGAGGTGAGTAAATCATGA
- the mnhG gene encoding monovalent cation/H(+) antiporter subunit G → MIILANSLVIFFITVGVLFIVVTAIGLVRLPDLYTRAHAASKSATLGVMCVLIGVFFHFWLIEDHFNPRILLGILFLFITGPVGGHIMTRSSYIAGVKPWKGTVRDELGPEIDRMKKEQGVK, encoded by the coding sequence GTGATAATTCTCGCTAATAGTTTAGTTATCTTTTTCATTACTGTTGGAGTACTCTTTATTGTCGTGACAGCCATTGGACTTGTCCGCTTACCTGATTTGTATACACGTGCCCATGCTGCTTCAAAAAGTGCAACTCTTGGCGTCATGTGTGTGCTAATCGGTGTATTCTTTCACTTTTGGCTAATTGAAGATCATTTCAACCCTCGTATTTTATTAGGGATATTATTCCTCTTCATCACTGGTCCTGTTGGAGGACACATTATGACGCGTTCTTCCTATATAGCTGGTGTTAAGCCATGGAAAGGAACAGTACGTGATGAATTAGGTCCTGAAATTGACAGAATGAAAAAGGAACAAGGTGTAAAATAA
- a CDS encoding DUF1871 family protein, protein MENIKMNQAAVHLLEEWDPFHLGPDHYDTETADVVAALQGIDDPSTLAKVIQETYEHSFEQWIPFEDCVAISYKLIAIKFEAKCII, encoded by the coding sequence TTGGAAAATATTAAGATGAATCAAGCAGCTGTCCATCTGCTAGAGGAGTGGGATCCATTCCACTTAGGTCCAGACCATTATGATACAGAAACAGCAGATGTAGTAGCAGCCTTGCAAGGGATTGATGATCCATCGACACTTGCAAAAGTTATTCAAGAAACATATGAGCATTCGTTTGAGCAATGGATACCGTTTGAAGATTGTGTAGCCATTTCTTACAAACTAATTGCCATTAAATTTGAAGCGAAATGTATTATTTAA
- a CDS encoding Na+/H+ antiporter subunit A: MLQVLYIFIPMLVAILVPLLYKRMKNIHTGWFVLAVPATLAIIYATYIAQVAKGEVFTAELPWIPSLDISIISYLDGLSLLFSLLITGIGSLVVLYSIFYLDKHKEKLHNFYVYLLLFMSAMLGVVQSDHLITLYFFWELTSISSFLLIGYWYNRDASRFGALKSMMITVGGGLMMLGGFVLLYLMGGTYSIRELIVMAPNLVDQPLFTWSLILILLGAFTKSAQFPFYIWLPDAMEAPTPVSAYLHSATMVKAGIYLVARFTPIFAASELWVWLVTGVGILTLFWGSFFAVKQTDLKGILAFSTVSQLGLIMSLLGASAVAFHTNGSVDTIKFAAFAAIFHLINHATFKGSLFMIAGIVDHETGTRDIRKLGGLMSIMPISFTVAAIGSLSMAGLPPFNGFLSKEMFLTAMLALQKFEFFGFETWGALFPIVAWIASIFTFIYSFYFVFRTFNGNYKPEQLPHKPHEAPIGMLISPILLAALVVTIFFIPNFIGNTFVKPAVQAIQPFLYDTPQAVDIHVSAWHGKITPELLMTIGIIIVGVLLFVALPKWQGMYQRFPQALTLNNAYDKIMQGLDVGLNRLSRRYMTGSMRHYLLYMFSGITVIVIGSLFMKDAFSISFQGASPINLYEIILIVVLLIGTAITILAKSRLTAIIGLGTVGYTVALFFVIFNAPDLALTQLVIETISVALFLLAFYHLPKLGKREERMRFQLNRAVVSIAVGVMVTLVALSAHSQKLIPSIAKYYEETVYSLAGGGNIVNVILVDYRGFDTLFEITVLGIAGMAILAMIKLRMNRKGNTHENK, translated from the coding sequence TTGTTACAAGTACTTTATATTTTTATTCCAATGCTTGTTGCAATATTAGTGCCATTATTATATAAACGCATGAAAAATATTCACACAGGTTGGTTTGTTCTTGCTGTACCTGCTACGCTTGCGATTATTTATGCAACATATATTGCTCAAGTGGCTAAGGGGGAAGTATTTACTGCAGAGCTCCCTTGGATTCCATCGCTTGATATTTCCATCATCTCATATTTAGATGGACTCAGCTTATTATTCTCATTACTCATTACTGGAATTGGCTCGTTAGTTGTGCTTTACTCCATTTTTTACTTAGATAAACATAAAGAAAAATTACATAACTTTTATGTTTACTTACTGTTATTTATGTCAGCCATGCTGGGAGTAGTACAGTCAGATCATTTAATTACACTCTATTTCTTTTGGGAGCTAACGTCCATATCATCATTTTTACTCATCGGCTATTGGTATAATCGGGATGCCTCACGCTTCGGTGCATTAAAGTCTATGATGATTACAGTTGGCGGCGGCTTAATGATGCTAGGTGGCTTTGTTCTGCTTTATTTAATGGGAGGGACCTACTCCATTCGAGAATTGATTGTCATGGCACCTAATTTAGTAGATCAACCTTTATTCACTTGGTCACTTATCCTAATACTCTTGGGCGCATTTACAAAATCCGCGCAATTCCCATTTTACATTTGGTTACCAGATGCCATGGAAGCGCCAACACCAGTAAGTGCATACCTTCACTCGGCAACAATGGTCAAAGCAGGTATCTATTTAGTTGCACGATTTACGCCGATATTTGCAGCCTCTGAGCTTTGGGTGTGGCTTGTAACAGGTGTAGGTATCTTAACTTTATTCTGGGGTTCCTTCTTTGCAGTGAAGCAAACAGATTTAAAAGGTATCCTAGCATTCTCTACAGTCAGTCAGCTTGGTCTTATTATGTCACTACTCGGCGCAAGCGCTGTTGCTTTTCATACAAATGGCTCAGTCGATACCATTAAATTTGCTGCATTTGCTGCCATTTTCCACCTTATCAATCATGCTACATTTAAAGGCAGTCTTTTCATGATTGCAGGCATTGTTGATCATGAAACAGGAACTCGAGATATTCGTAAACTTGGCGGATTAATGAGTATCATGCCAATTAGTTTTACTGTGGCTGCAATAGGAAGCTTATCCATGGCTGGTCTTCCACCATTTAATGGCTTCTTAAGTAAAGAGATGTTTTTAACAGCCATGCTTGCCCTTCAAAAGTTTGAATTTTTCGGCTTTGAAACATGGGGTGCACTCTTCCCTATTGTTGCTTGGATTGCTAGTATTTTCACCTTTATCTATAGCTTTTATTTTGTTTTCCGAACATTTAATGGAAATTACAAACCTGAGCAGTTACCTCATAAACCACATGAGGCACCGATTGGTATGCTAATTTCTCCAATACTTTTAGCGGCTTTAGTTGTGACAATCTTCTTTATCCCTAACTTTATTGGCAATACCTTTGTAAAACCAGCTGTCCAAGCGATTCAGCCATTTTTGTATGATACACCTCAAGCTGTTGATATTCATGTATCTGCTTGGCATGGTAAAATCACTCCTGAGCTACTGATGACTATTGGAATTATCATTGTTGGGGTATTGTTATTTGTCGCCTTACCAAAATGGCAAGGGATGTATCAGCGATTCCCGCAAGCTTTAACATTAAACAATGCCTATGACAAAATCATGCAGGGTTTAGACGTTGGCTTAAATCGTTTATCTCGACGCTATATGACAGGCTCTATGCGTCACTATTTACTCTATATGTTTAGTGGAATTACTGTAATTGTTATCGGCTCTCTTTTCATGAAAGATGCTTTTAGTATTTCATTCCAAGGAGCCTCACCAATAAATCTATACGAAATAATCTTGATCGTCGTTTTACTAATTGGTACTGCCATCACCATTTTGGCCAAGTCACGTTTAACGGCCATTATTGGGCTTGGTACTGTAGGCTATACTGTAGCCTTATTCTTTGTCATTTTTAACGCACCTGATCTAGCGCTGACACAGCTCGTTATTGAAACGATTTCAGTAGCACTATTTTTATTAGCATTTTACCATCTACCTAAGCTTGGTAAGCGCGAGGAGCGAATGAGATTCCAGTTAAATCGTGCCGTTGTTTCGATTGCAGTTGGTGTGATGGTAACACTTGTTGCCCTATCAGCTCATTCCCAAAAACTAATTCCCTCTATTGCTAAGTACTACGAGGAAACCGTTTATTCATTAGCTGGTGGCGGAAATATTGTAAATGTAATTTTAGTAGACTATCGTGGTTTCGATACATTATTTGAAATTACAGTACTCGGCATTGCCGGCATGGCCATCTTAGCTATGATTAAGTTACGTATGAATAGAAAGGGGAACACTCATGAAAACAAATGA
- a CDS encoding transglycosylase domain-containing protein, whose product MKKAFGFFIIVLSLPALWWISTNIKTEINIAQAHEEQMTNAIHLPEVEAQLPVTLIDRNGQTFSEEYVEWRQPLSLQEIPQIAQEIFITSEDADFYEHIGFDLSAIIRAVVANSNSNTTSQGGSTITQQLVRMRYLSEEKTYERKLTELFYAYELEKEFDKDAILTMYLNESYFSNQVYGIGGAATYYFQKPLQELSIAEIAFIAAIPNNPSLYNPLKNFDQTKARQERLLDTLAANGAITEEEAKKNKATPITLNVKDKIQSYPMYSTYVLQELKWLVAEKEGYADRLSITVNEEEKKNIKVQLDNRLHTLFQNGLIIQTTLDPTKQQHDEEKMSAILEASPLQAAGAVIENQSREIVSLYAGKNYEKFDFHRAFQGTRQPGSAFKPMAVYAPFFETTSHTPDSIVNGGRYCVGSFCPQNYGGYTYGDVSIRTAFRHSYNTSALRLFQTVGVETAFDYLNRFHFRSIVEKDHNYAASLGGLTYGVTALELADAYTSFIDGSYVLAHSIRKVTALDGTELYSWDTQRDQIWSPKTVKYMRELLADVVANGTGQGVYSNSSYVGAKTGTTNDYRDYWLAGLNDDYTAAVWLGYDKPQSMQQLEEYKIHHQLFNILLE is encoded by the coding sequence ATGAAAAAGGCTTTTGGTTTTTTTATTATCGTTTTATCCCTCCCTGCTTTATGGTGGATTAGCACAAACATTAAAACAGAAATCAATATAGCACAAGCACATGAGGAGCAAATGACAAATGCTATACATTTACCTGAGGTAGAAGCCCAGCTACCTGTTACCCTTATTGATCGAAATGGGCAAACATTTAGTGAGGAATATGTCGAATGGCGGCAGCCACTAAGTTTACAAGAAATTCCACAAATTGCCCAGGAAATATTCATCACAAGTGAGGATGCTGATTTTTATGAGCATATCGGCTTTGATTTAAGTGCGATTATTCGTGCGGTTGTAGCTAATTCAAATAGTAACACCACCTCTCAAGGTGGTAGTACCATCACACAACAGCTTGTTCGAATGCGTTATTTATCTGAGGAAAAAACATATGAACGGAAATTGACAGAGCTTTTTTATGCATATGAATTAGAAAAAGAATTTGATAAAGATGCCATTTTAACAATGTACCTGAATGAATCCTATTTTAGCAATCAAGTTTATGGCATTGGCGGAGCAGCCACTTATTATTTTCAAAAGCCACTCCAAGAATTATCTATTGCTGAAATAGCTTTCATTGCTGCTATCCCAAATAACCCCTCCCTTTACAATCCTTTAAAAAATTTTGATCAAACTAAAGCGAGGCAGGAACGATTGTTAGATACCCTTGCAGCAAATGGGGCGATTACAGAGGAAGAGGCAAAAAAAAATAAAGCTACTCCCATTACATTAAATGTGAAAGATAAAATTCAAAGTTATCCAATGTATAGCACTTATGTTCTTCAAGAGCTAAAATGGCTAGTTGCAGAAAAAGAAGGTTATGCGGATCGACTAAGCATTACAGTTAATGAGGAAGAGAAGAAAAACATTAAAGTACAATTAGATAATCGACTTCATACATTATTTCAAAATGGACTCATCATTCAAACGACGCTTGATCCAACTAAACAGCAGCATGATGAGGAAAAAATGTCAGCTATTCTTGAGGCTAGCCCATTGCAAGCAGCAGGTGCGGTCATTGAAAACCAATCAAGAGAAATAGTCAGTCTGTATGCAGGAAAGAACTATGAAAAATTTGATTTTCATCGTGCATTCCAAGGAACACGTCAGCCAGGGTCTGCCTTTAAGCCAATGGCAGTCTATGCACCATTTTTCGAAACGACATCCCATACACCTGATTCGATTGTCAATGGTGGTCGTTATTGTGTGGGCTCCTTTTGCCCCCAAAACTATGGAGGCTATACGTATGGTGATGTTTCTATTCGTACTGCTTTTCGACACAGCTATAATACATCTGCACTGCGTCTCTTTCAAACAGTTGGCGTTGAAACAGCCTTTGACTACCTTAATCGCTTTCACTTCCGCTCCATTGTAGAGAAAGATCATAACTATGCCGCATCATTAGGAGGATTAACCTATGGTGTGACAGCATTAGAACTAGCAGATGCTTATACAAGCTTTATTGATGGCTCTTATGTTCTTGCACATAGTATACGAAAAGTTACAGCTTTAGATGGAACAGAGCTTTATAGTTGGGATACACAGCGTGATCAGATCTGGTCTCCTAAAACAGTAAAATACATGCGTGAACTCCTTGCAGATGTTGTAGCAAACGGTACGGGTCAAGGTGTCTATAGTAACAGCAGCTACGTCGGTGCAAAAACAGGGACAACGAATGACTATCGAGACTACTGGCTTGCGGGGCTCAATGATGATTATACTGCCGCTGTTTGGCTAGGATATGATAAACCTCAATCGATGCAGCAATTAGAGGAATACAAAATCCACCATCAATTATTTAATATTTTGCTTGAGTAG
- a CDS encoding Na(+)/H(+) antiporter subunit F1: MTTFIIAVIVVICLSMIAVIYRMVKGPSASDRVVALDSLGVSLISLIGLFSILVETSFFLEIILLLAILSFIGTMAFSKFIEKGDIIKRDNSR, encoded by the coding sequence ATGACAACATTTATTATTGCTGTAATCGTAGTGATTTGCTTATCGATGATAGCGGTCATTTATCGAATGGTAAAAGGTCCTTCCGCTTCTGACCGTGTTGTAGCTTTGGATTCACTTGGTGTTTCACTCATTTCCCTCATCGGACTATTTTCGATTTTAGTGGAAACAAGCTTCTTTCTTGAAATCATTTTATTGCTAGCAATCTTATCGTTTATCGGCACGATGGCTTTCTCTAAATTCATAGAGAAAGGAGATATCATTAAACGTGATAATTCTCGCTAA